In Mugil cephalus isolate CIBA_MC_2020 chromosome 20, CIBA_Mcephalus_1.1, whole genome shotgun sequence, the following are encoded in one genomic region:
- the pdgfbb gene encoding uncharacterized protein pdgfbb isoform X2 yields the protein MRSWVRLLFALLATTLRFGESQGEVLPAALVELVRNNPISSIEDLQLLLLSDSTDEEDEASAANGGHRTPRSLNAQPAQQALCKVRTEVVEVTRAMLDRSNAHFLLWPPCVEVQRCSGCCNTKSLQCVPVITHTRYLQVMKIEYNNKRPTYTKAVVAVLDHVDCRCQPRPPPSRKKTPRRHHRNQTLIHGHTPGQVKVQSKDELHQWDELKRNQRVHLDDLHWSSRGDTFSQPGDGEDGVGFGPHWAHNASTLLGTRDGSEVQEDRTVRAKNRTTDVLLNRTEGDMNEVDTATLVLSQDGSSQRVTPQPQTRFMSTEDTIRFRPTKEPNPEPRPPSRRRDNETPEDQRSSQRKEDRKEVLVLNWRLDQEETLKQMKREDEDRLKETETDGGTHVHHLQTTTPGP from the exons ATGCGCTCCTGGGTCCGGCTCCTGTTTGCGCTCCTGGCGACGACGCTGCGCTTCGGCGAGTCCCAG GGGGAAGTTCTTCCTGCAGCCCTGGTGGAGCTGGTTCGAAACAACCCCATCTCCTCCATAGAagacctccagctgctgctcctctcagACTCCACAG ACGAGGAAGACGAGGCGTCTGCAGCCAACGGAGGTCACAGAACGCCACGAAGCCTGA ATGCTCAGCCGGCCCAGCAGGCTCTGTGTAAAGTCCGGACcgaggtggtggaggtgacCAGGGCCATGCTGGACCGCAGCAACGCCCACTTTCTCCTATGGCCGCCCTGCGTGGAGGTGCAACGTTGCTCCGGATGCTGCAACACCAAGAGTCTGCAGTGTGTCCCCGTCATCACACACACCAGATACCTACAG GTCATGAAGATCGAGTACAACAACAAGCGGCCGACGTACACCAAGGCCGTGGTGGCGGTGCTGGACCACGTGGACTGTAGATGTCAACCACGTCCTCCACCGTCCAGGAAGAAGACACCACGGAGACACCATCGAAACCAGACGCTGATCCACGGACACACGCCTGGACAG GTCAAGGTTCAGTCCAAGGACGAGCTCCACCAGTGGGACGAGCTGAAGCGGAACCAGAGGGTCCACCTGGACGATCTGCACTGGAGCTCCAGAGGAGACACCTTCTCTCAGCCCGGAGACGGGGAGGACGGGGTGGGCTTTGGTCCACACTGGGCTCATAATGCCAGCACACTTCTAGGGACTAGAGACGGATCTGAGGTCCAGGAGGACAGGACAGTCCGAGCCAAGAACAGAACCACTGACGTCCTGCTCAACAGGACCGAGGGGGACATGAACGAGGTGGACACAGCAACACTGGTTCTGTCCCAGGATGGTTCCTCTCAGCGGGTCACTCCACAACCTCAGACCAGGTTCATGTCCACAGAGGACACCATCAGGTTCAGACCAACCAAAGAACCAAACCCAGAACCTCGACCCCCGTCCAGACGCAGAGACAACGAGACTCCAGAGGACCAGAGGTcatcacagaggaaggaggacaggaaggaggtcCTGGTCCTCAACTGGAGGTTGGACCAAGAGGAGACACTGAAGCAAATGAAACGAGAAGATGAGGATAGACTgaaagagacggagacagacggAGGGACACATGTCCACCATctgcaaacaacaacaccag
- the adsl gene encoding adenylosuccinate lyase isoform X2 yields the protein MERHAEDIDFVMAAEEERKLRHDVMAHVHTFAHCCPSAAPIIHLGATSCYVGDNTDLIMLRDGFDILMPKLARVIDRLAKFAEKYADLPTLGFTHYQPAQLTTVGKRSCLWIQDLTMDMRNLQRAREDLRFRGVKGTTGTQASFLQLFQGDHEKVEELDRMVTEMAGFKKAYLVTGQTYSRKVDIDCLSSLASLGATVHKICTDIRLLANLKEVEEPFEKEQIGSSAMPYKRNPMRSERCCSLARHLVALLTNPLQTASVQWLERTLDDSANRRISLAESFLTADIILSTLQNISEGLVVYPKVIERHINQELPFMATENIIMAMVTAGGDRQECHERIRVLSQEAAAVVKQEGGDNDLLSRVQRDPYFVPILGQLDVLLDPKTFTGRAPQQVSRFLSEEVRPLLEPFKTKMDVKMELEL from the exons ATGGAGCGTCACGCTGAGGACATAGACTTCGTCatggcggcggaggaggagcgTAAACTGAGACATGACGTCATGGCCCACGTCCACACCTTCGCCCACTGCTGCCCCAGCGCCGCCCCCATCATCCACCTGGGGGCCACGTCCTGCTACGTGGGGGACAACACG GATCTCATCATGCTGCGGGACGGCTTCGACATCCTGATGCCAAAG CTGGCGAGAGTCATCGACAGACTGGCCAAGTTTGCAGAGAAATACGCTGATCTACCAACTCTGGGCTTCACCCACTATCA ACCGGCTCAGCTGACCACGGTGGGGAAGAGGTCTTGTCTCTGGATCCAGGACTTGACGATGGACATGAGGAACCTGCAGAGGGCCAGGGAAGACCTTCGGTTCAGGGGCGTAAAGGGGACCACGGGAACCCAGGCCAGCTTCCTCCAACTGTTCCAGGGAGACCACGAGAAG GTTGAGGAGCTGGACAGGATGGTGACAGAGATGGCTGGATTCAAGAA AGCCTACCTGGTGACGGGACAGACCTACAGCAGGAAGGTGGACATAGACTGTCTGTCCTCCCTGGCCAGTCTGGGAGCTACTGTCCACAAG ATCTGTACGGACATCCGTCTCCTGGCCAACCTGAAGGAGGTCGAGGAGCCTTTTGAGAAGGAGCAGATCG GCTCCAGTGCCATGCCCTATAAGAGGAACCCCATGAGGTCTGAGCGCTGCTGTAGTTTGGCCCGACACCTGGTGGCGCTGCTGACCAACCCCCTGCAGACGGCGTCGGTGCAGTGGTTGGAGAGGACACTGGACGACAGCGCTAACAG gaggaTCTCCTTGGCTGAGTCCTTCCTCACGGCCGACATCATCCTCAGCACCCTCCAGAACATCAGCGAAGGACTCGTGGTTTATCCCAAAGTCATCGAGAGGCACATCAACCAGGAGCTGCCCTTCATGGCCACAGAGAACATCATCATGGCCATGGTGACggcaggaggagacagacag gagtGCCATGAGAGGATCCGGGTCCTGTCccaagaagctgctgctgtggtcaaacaggaaggaggagaCAACGACCTCCTGTCCAGGGTCCAGAGGGACCCCTACTTCGTCCCCATCCTGGGACAACTGGACGTCCTCCTGGACCCCAAGACCTTCACGGGACGAGCCCCCCAGCAG GTGTCCAGGTTCCTGTCTGAAGAAGTCCGTCCTCTGCTGGAGCCGTTCAAGACCAAGATGGACGTGAagatggagctggagctgtAA
- the adsl gene encoding adenylosuccinate lyase isoform X1, giving the protein MESAEEFLKYRSPLVSRYASREMSFNFSDKKKFSTWRKLWIFLAKAEQALGLPISDAQIQEMERHAEDIDFVMAAEEERKLRHDVMAHVHTFAHCCPSAAPIIHLGATSCYVGDNTDLIMLRDGFDILMPKLARVIDRLAKFAEKYADLPTLGFTHYQPAQLTTVGKRSCLWIQDLTMDMRNLQRAREDLRFRGVKGTTGTQASFLQLFQGDHEKVEELDRMVTEMAGFKKAYLVTGQTYSRKVDIDCLSSLASLGATVHKICTDIRLLANLKEVEEPFEKEQIGSSAMPYKRNPMRSERCCSLARHLVALLTNPLQTASVQWLERTLDDSANRRISLAESFLTADIILSTLQNISEGLVVYPKVIERHINQELPFMATENIIMAMVTAGGDRQECHERIRVLSQEAAAVVKQEGGDNDLLSRVQRDPYFVPILGQLDVLLDPKTFTGRAPQQVSRFLSEEVRPLLEPFKTKMDVKMELEL; this is encoded by the exons ATGGAGTCCGCGGAAGAGTTCCTGAAGTACCGCTCCCCGCTGGTCTCCAGATACGCCAGCCGAGAAATGTCGTTCAACTTCAGCGACAAGAAGAAGTTCAGCACCTGGAGGAAACTCTGGATCTTCCTGGCTAAAGCCGAGCAG gcGCTGGGCCTCCCTATCTCAGATGCTCAGATCCAGGAGATGGAGCGTCACGCTGAGGACATAGACTTCGTCatggcggcggaggaggagcgTAAACTGAGACATGACGTCATGGCCCACGTCCACACCTTCGCCCACTGCTGCCCCAGCGCCGCCCCCATCATCCACCTGGGGGCCACGTCCTGCTACGTGGGGGACAACACG GATCTCATCATGCTGCGGGACGGCTTCGACATCCTGATGCCAAAG CTGGCGAGAGTCATCGACAGACTGGCCAAGTTTGCAGAGAAATACGCTGATCTACCAACTCTGGGCTTCACCCACTATCA ACCGGCTCAGCTGACCACGGTGGGGAAGAGGTCTTGTCTCTGGATCCAGGACTTGACGATGGACATGAGGAACCTGCAGAGGGCCAGGGAAGACCTTCGGTTCAGGGGCGTAAAGGGGACCACGGGAACCCAGGCCAGCTTCCTCCAACTGTTCCAGGGAGACCACGAGAAG GTTGAGGAGCTGGACAGGATGGTGACAGAGATGGCTGGATTCAAGAA AGCCTACCTGGTGACGGGACAGACCTACAGCAGGAAGGTGGACATAGACTGTCTGTCCTCCCTGGCCAGTCTGGGAGCTACTGTCCACAAG ATCTGTACGGACATCCGTCTCCTGGCCAACCTGAAGGAGGTCGAGGAGCCTTTTGAGAAGGAGCAGATCG GCTCCAGTGCCATGCCCTATAAGAGGAACCCCATGAGGTCTGAGCGCTGCTGTAGTTTGGCCCGACACCTGGTGGCGCTGCTGACCAACCCCCTGCAGACGGCGTCGGTGCAGTGGTTGGAGAGGACACTGGACGACAGCGCTAACAG gaggaTCTCCTTGGCTGAGTCCTTCCTCACGGCCGACATCATCCTCAGCACCCTCCAGAACATCAGCGAAGGACTCGTGGTTTATCCCAAAGTCATCGAGAGGCACATCAACCAGGAGCTGCCCTTCATGGCCACAGAGAACATCATCATGGCCATGGTGACggcaggaggagacagacag gagtGCCATGAGAGGATCCGGGTCCTGTCccaagaagctgctgctgtggtcaaacaggaaggaggagaCAACGACCTCCTGTCCAGGGTCCAGAGGGACCCCTACTTCGTCCCCATCCTGGGACAACTGGACGTCCTCCTGGACCCCAAGACCTTCACGGGACGAGCCCCCCAGCAG GTGTCCAGGTTCCTGTCTGAAGAAGTCCGTCCTCTGCTGGAGCCGTTCAAGACCAAGATGGACGTGAagatggagctggagctgtAA
- the si:dkey-110g7.8 gene encoding GTPase IMAP family member 8 isoform X1 — translation MAAVSSASESGDPRGRHPPERRLLLLGGPRSGKTSTANSILGDEVFEAGTETTHSNVGQTEIFGRRVTVVDTPPWAVPPDPEDEAEDGDEDEAGAESESLPRPPASLDSEGPCMGAILCPPGPHAILLVVSVTQPFTDTQRRAAEDQLGALGGGTWRYSMVVFTGVDQLPQDVFIEEHIANTGDALQWLVERCGSRYHAFDNTRKETEDNTQVPELMEKVEEMITDNQGWYFEVNELILLEEEQARRALEEERMRMEEHARQREQMIGGPPRELRLLLLGWKGVGKSSVGNAILGRRFFESGQETELCLRRQALVSGRRVTIVDTPGWDWFSVRRTPKRIRQESQRGAALLRPGPHTLLLVLPVVSSLTARKRRTLLAHIETLFGDGACLHTMVLFSCGDWLGRTPIEEHILRGGRELQRLLEYCGNYYHVLDSKTPGKDRSVSVLLDKIEEMIRENGDKAFLPIQTEWLSEESSYSSDNTEPEDDCRGCQLQ, via the exons ATGGCCGCCGTGTCCTCTGCCTCCGAGTCTG GGGACCCAAGGGGACGCCACCCCCCGGAGCGCCGGCTGCTCCTCCTGGGGGGTCCCCGGTCTGGGAAGACGTCCACAGCCAACAGCATCCTGGGGGACGAGGTCTTCGAGGCCGGGACAGAGACGACCCACAGCAACGTGGGACAGACAGAGATCTTCGGTCGCCGCGTGACGGTGGTGGACACCCCCCCGTGGGCCGTCCCCCCCGACCCGGAGGACGAGGCCGAGGACGGGGACGAGGACGAGGCCGGCGCTGAGTCCGAGAGCCTCCCCCGTCCCCCGGCCAGCCTGGACAGCGAGGGGCCGTGCATGGGGGCCATTCTCTGTCCCCCGGGGCCCCACGCCATCCTCCTGGTGGTGTCGGTCACCCAGCCCTTCACAGACACCCAGAGGAGGGCGGCCGAGGACCAGCTGGGGGCCCTGGGGGGGGGCACCTGGAGGTACTCCATGGTGGTCTTCACAGGAGTGGACCAGCTGCCCCAAGACGTGTTCATCGAGGAGCACATCGCCAACACCGGGGACGCCCTCCAGTGGCTGGTGGAGCGCTGTGGGAGCAG gtaTCACGCCTTCGACAACACTCGTAAAGAAACAGAAGACAACACACAAGTACCTGAGCtgatggagaaggtggaggagatgatCACTGACAACCAAG GCTGGTACTTCGAGGTGAACGAGCTGATCTtgctggaggaggaacaggcCAGACgagctctggaggaggagaggatgaggatggaggAGCATGCTAGGCAGAGGGAGCAAATGATCGGAGGGCCTCCCAGAG AGCTCCGGCTGCTGTTGCTGGGCTGGAAGGGCGTCGGGAAGAGCTCGGTGGGGAACGCCATCCTGGGCCGACGGTTCTTTGAGTCGGGTCAGGAGACGGAGCTGTGCCTCAGGAGGCAGGCCCTGGTGTCGGGCCGTCGGGTCACTATCGTGGACACCCCAGGCTGGGACTGGTTCTCGGTGAGGAGGACCCCGAAGCGCATCCGGCAGGAGTCCCAGCGGGGGGCCGCCCTGCTGCGACCCGGACCCCACACGCTGCTGCTGGTCCTGCCCGTCGTGTCCTCGCTCACGgccaggaagaggaggacgttgCTGGCCCACATAGAGACTCTGTTCGGAGACGGCGCCTGCCTCCACACCATGGTGCTGTTCAGCTGTGGCGACTGGCTGGGCCGGACGCCCATCGAGGAGCACATCCTGAGAGGAGGCCGCGAGCTGCAGAGACTCCTGGAGTACTGCGGAAACTACTACCACGTCCTGGACAGCAAGACGCCCGGCAAGGACCGGAGTGTGTCCGTCCTGCTGGACAAGATCGAAGAGATGATCCGGGAGAACGGGGACAAGGCCTTCCTACCCATCCAGACCGAGTGGT TGAGCGAGGAGAGCTCCTACTCCTCTGATAACACTGAACCGGAGGACGACTGCCGAGGCTGCCAGCTGCAGTGA
- the si:dkey-110g7.8 gene encoding GTPase IMAP family member 8 isoform X2: MAAVSSASESGDPRGRHPPERRLLLLGGPRSGKTSTANSILGDEVFEAGTETTHSNVGQTEIFGRRVTVVDTPPWAVPPDPEDEAEDGDEDEAGAESESLPRPPASLDSEGPCMGAILCPPGPHAILLVVSVTQPFTDTQRRAAEDQLGALGGGTWRYSMVVFTGVDQLPQDVFIEEHIANTGDALQWLVERCGSRYHAFDNTRKETEDNTQVPELMEKVEEMITDNQGWYFEVNELILLEEEQARRALEEERMRMEEHARQREQMIGGPPRELRLLLLGWKGVGKSSVGNAILGRRFFESGQETELCLRRQALVSGRRVTIVDTPGWDWFSVRRTPKRIRQESQRGAALLRPGPHTLLLVLPVVSSLTARKRRTLLAHIETLFGDGACLHTMVLFSCGDWLGRTPIEEHILRGGRELQRLLEYCGNYYHVLDSKTPGKDRSVSVLLDKIEEMIRENGDKAFLPIQTEW, translated from the exons ATGGCCGCCGTGTCCTCTGCCTCCGAGTCTG GGGACCCAAGGGGACGCCACCCCCCGGAGCGCCGGCTGCTCCTCCTGGGGGGTCCCCGGTCTGGGAAGACGTCCACAGCCAACAGCATCCTGGGGGACGAGGTCTTCGAGGCCGGGACAGAGACGACCCACAGCAACGTGGGACAGACAGAGATCTTCGGTCGCCGCGTGACGGTGGTGGACACCCCCCCGTGGGCCGTCCCCCCCGACCCGGAGGACGAGGCCGAGGACGGGGACGAGGACGAGGCCGGCGCTGAGTCCGAGAGCCTCCCCCGTCCCCCGGCCAGCCTGGACAGCGAGGGGCCGTGCATGGGGGCCATTCTCTGTCCCCCGGGGCCCCACGCCATCCTCCTGGTGGTGTCGGTCACCCAGCCCTTCACAGACACCCAGAGGAGGGCGGCCGAGGACCAGCTGGGGGCCCTGGGGGGGGGCACCTGGAGGTACTCCATGGTGGTCTTCACAGGAGTGGACCAGCTGCCCCAAGACGTGTTCATCGAGGAGCACATCGCCAACACCGGGGACGCCCTCCAGTGGCTGGTGGAGCGCTGTGGGAGCAG gtaTCACGCCTTCGACAACACTCGTAAAGAAACAGAAGACAACACACAAGTACCTGAGCtgatggagaaggtggaggagatgatCACTGACAACCAAG GCTGGTACTTCGAGGTGAACGAGCTGATCTtgctggaggaggaacaggcCAGACgagctctggaggaggagaggatgaggatggaggAGCATGCTAGGCAGAGGGAGCAAATGATCGGAGGGCCTCCCAGAG AGCTCCGGCTGCTGTTGCTGGGCTGGAAGGGCGTCGGGAAGAGCTCGGTGGGGAACGCCATCCTGGGCCGACGGTTCTTTGAGTCGGGTCAGGAGACGGAGCTGTGCCTCAGGAGGCAGGCCCTGGTGTCGGGCCGTCGGGTCACTATCGTGGACACCCCAGGCTGGGACTGGTTCTCGGTGAGGAGGACCCCGAAGCGCATCCGGCAGGAGTCCCAGCGGGGGGCCGCCCTGCTGCGACCCGGACCCCACACGCTGCTGCTGGTCCTGCCCGTCGTGTCCTCGCTCACGgccaggaagaggaggacgttgCTGGCCCACATAGAGACTCTGTTCGGAGACGGCGCCTGCCTCCACACCATGGTGCTGTTCAGCTGTGGCGACTGGCTGGGCCGGACGCCCATCGAGGAGCACATCCTGAGAGGAGGCCGCGAGCTGCAGAGACTCCTGGAGTACTGCGGAAACTACTACCACGTCCTGGACAGCAAGACGCCCGGCAAGGACCGGAGTGTGTCCGTCCTGCTGGACAAGATCGAAGAGATGATCCGGGAGAACGGGGACAAGGCCTTCCTACCCATCCAGACCGAGTGGT ag